In the Sulfobacillus thermosulfidooxidans DSM 9293 genome, GTCATGGACACGATAGGATATTGGCTATTCGGAAATCTCTTCAAAAAAATCGCTAGACGGGTGAAAGGACGGTTGCAGGTGATAAAAGTCTACCCACAATTTGAAGAAGACCTGCTCGTACGGTTATTTCATAAAGGCGTGAAGTCACAGTGGACGGTCGAGGATGTCAATTGGGAAGATCCGATTCAATTTAACGAAGAACAAGCTCATGCCTTAGCACGCATGTTGACCCCGGTGTATTTAGGGGAACAGTCCGCCATGATCGGAGCCAGTGTCGCGCTTCCCCAAATGGCCGGAGCGGGGGAAACCACAGCCCAATTATACCTCAGCAGTTTTCTGATGGATGAAGCACGCCACTTTGAGGTGCTCACCCGGCTATACCAACGTCTTCAGGCCGATCCGTTAACGATCCGGCAGATGCCGGAAATGCTACGTTACCATAACCGTCTACGTAAAGGAGACCGCCTGGATTGGGTCTGGGGCATTCTGATAAGTGATATTTTTGCTAAAAACTTTTATTCGTTATATGCCAAAACACAACCTGAGGCGCTATTTGGCAAATTATCCGGGCGGATATTAAAGGATGAATCACGGCATCAGGCTTTTGCTGAGCATTATTTGAAAGGGGCTTTACCCACCGTTCCCTTCGAACGATACAAGGTTCTGCTCGACATGAAAGACGAACTCTTGATGATTATGGACGCCATGTATTACAGGCTCCGGGATGATGCGGAAACCGTCGGCATGGACGGTCGTCAATTTTTAGACCGCTTACGGGAAGATATCGAAACCAAGGCACGCCGCATTGGTCTTGATGATACCAAAGGTCCAGACTCTCGAGAAGGGCGGCGTAAAATCGTTCCGGGTTTTGGCAAGGGTGTCGCGTCGTCAAGCTCTCATTCCCCATTGTCTTTTAAAGCCTTGAAACCTTCCAAATGCACAACATGTTATTTAGCACTGCTCTGTCAGACACCCTTGTTCCGACGCGCTCAATGTGTATAACTAGCCATGGAGGCCTTCTAACGAAGGCCTCCATGTTTCCAGTGTGTGCGAAAGAAATTTTCACTGCCGCGGCTTGCCATCGAGGCCGCCGCCGAGATTTCTAAGGATAAGGTGGCAGCCGCAATAATTTGCGCTAAACGTCGCGCTGAATGAGGACCTTCACAGCCCATCATACGCAAATAGGACCTGGCATGGGGTAATTTTGTTCCCCCACCAACTGTCCCCACTTCGAGCCCACTCAAGGTGATACTAAAGGCAATCCCTTCGTCTACCCGCGATAGCGTAGCATGAGCCATGCTGCTGGTGCCGACCATGCCCAAGTCTTGACCTGTCGCTGCAAAAATCGCCGCCACCGCCGATGCCGGGGTAAAGCCGAACGAAGGCATCCCACTATCATGGGCGCCATGGAGTCCTGTCCACTCCAGAGCCTGAAGATTTTCCGCGGTGGTATTTAAATAACGGCGAATAATGTCGTCGGGAATGATGCTTTCCGCCACAACCGTCTTCCCATGACCACCATGAAAATATTCATAACTGGGTTTTTTATCTCCGCCCATATTGGCCTCTAAAAAGATACTGTGCGGCGCAAGCCCTTGACCCTCAATGTGCTCGACAATATATTCATTCAAGGCGTACGCGTTTCGTGTAATCATATTCGGACCGCACGCTTCTTGCGTATCAAATCCGTACAGAACATGGCAGACAGGACCGACCACATGGGTGCGGATATTTAAGAGGGTAGCATGCGAAGAGACCTTAGCAGACCGTTCGCCTGGCTGAACCACCTTATCGGCATGGAGAGGATTGTTAATCCACGCCTTCAAATCTTCCTGATGCGCCATCACCCATTCATGTAAGTGAATCGCATCTTGTGTGGTGTGAAACACAAAAGCACAGTCCCTGGTCATCTCATCACGCAATACCCAGGTCTTAATGCCGCCAGCCAAGCTGCTGACATGTGAACCACGCAACATGGATTCGGACAGGCCCCCTTCTGTATGAGCCAGGGGAACAAAAACGTGATCTGTTTGTCTTTGCACTTCCTGTAACTGACCATCATCACGGCGTTCATATAATCCCATTTCAATCGTCATGGGCCCGACCACACCGACTGGCAAGACCATTTCTCCGGTCAAACATTCTTGAAATGATCCTAACGTTTCGGCCCCTACGGACCAAGAAAAGATGCGTCTTTGGTCCTCCGCGGTCATCTGCGGCAACTGCGCTAGAACCGCCTGGCGCTGCTGAATTGCCGACAGATGATTGCGATGAGACCAGCGGAATTTCATCACTCATCGACCCCTTCT is a window encoding:
- a CDS encoding 3-hydroxy-3-methylglutaryl-CoA reductase gives rise to the protein MKFRWSHRNHLSAIQQRQAVLAQLPQMTAEDQRRIFSWSVGAETLGSFQECLTGEMVLPVGVVGPMTIEMGLYERRDDGQLQEVQRQTDHVFVPLAHTEGGLSESMLRGSHVSSLAGGIKTWVLRDEMTRDCAFVFHTTQDAIHLHEWVMAHQEDLKAWINNPLHADKVVQPGERSAKVSSHATLLNIRTHVVGPVCHVLYGFDTQEACGPNMITRNAYALNEYIVEHIEGQGLAPHSIFLEANMGGDKKPSYEYFHGGHGKTVVAESIIPDDIIRRYLNTTAENLQALEWTGLHGAHDSGMPSFGFTPASAVAAIFAATGQDLGMVGTSSMAHATLSRVDEGIAFSITLSGLEVGTVGGGTKLPHARSYLRMMGCEGPHSARRLAQIIAAATLSLEISAAASMASRGSENFFRTHWKHGGLR